From Candidatus Rokuibacteriota bacterium, one genomic window encodes:
- a CDS encoding cobalamin-independent methionine synthase II family protein encodes MTVFRTEGVGSLLRPPYLVEARQELERGRFSSVEFKLIEDRAVDEAIALQDEAGLDVVTDGEQRRYAFFGHLIDALDGFDKFGGWAIPFRNEQGEQLLYKRPVVVEKLRWRRSMCAEEFAYLRARASRPLKITLISVQQAAAYYDPDRSRGAYPTRDAYLADIVDFTRREVEELIRLGCTYIQIDAPQYAALMDPSIREGYRQRGSDPDELIDTCIEMDNAVVGGHPGITFGLHICRGNNQSMFYASGDYEPVAPRVFRGSRVQRFLLEYDDERSGGFEPLRHVPDDRIVVLGLVTTKKPRLESVEELRRRIAEAAKVVPLERLALSPQCGFASTMEGNRISPDDQRRKLERVVETARAVWGPG; translated from the coding sequence ATGACGGTTTTTCGCACCGAGGGTGTGGGGAGCCTCCTGCGGCCCCCCTACTTGGTCGAGGCGCGCCAGGAGCTCGAGCGCGGTCGCTTCAGCTCCGTCGAGTTCAAACTGATCGAGGACAGGGCCGTGGACGAAGCGATTGCCCTGCAGGATGAAGCCGGCCTCGATGTCGTCACGGACGGCGAGCAGCGGCGATACGCCTTTTTCGGCCACTTGATCGACGCGCTGGACGGCTTCGACAAGTTCGGCGGCTGGGCCATCCCGTTCCGGAACGAGCAGGGCGAGCAGCTCCTCTACAAACGGCCGGTGGTGGTCGAAAAGCTCAGATGGCGGCGCAGTATGTGCGCCGAGGAGTTCGCCTACCTGCGGGCCCGAGCATCCCGCCCGCTAAAGATCACGCTCATCAGCGTCCAGCAGGCCGCTGCCTACTATGATCCGGACAGGTCCCGGGGCGCCTACCCCACCCGCGACGCCTACCTGGCCGACATCGTGGACTTCACGCGCCGCGAGGTGGAAGAATTGATCCGGCTCGGCTGCACTTACATTCAGATCGACGCCCCTCAGTACGCTGCCCTGATGGATCCCTCGATTCGCGAGGGCTACCGCCAGCGCGGCAGCGACCCGGACGAGCTCATCGACACCTGCATCGAGATGGACAATGCCGTCGTCGGTGGGCATCCAGGCATCACGTTCGGCCTGCACATCTGCCGCGGCAATAACCAGAGCATGTTCTACGCCAGCGGCGACTACGAGCCCGTGGCGCCTCGTGTGTTCCGCGGGAGTCGGGTGCAGCGGTTCCTGCTCGAATACGACGATGAGCGGTCCGGCGGCTTCGAACCGCTGCGTCATGTGCCGGACGACCGGATCGTGGTGCTGGGCCTCGTGACCACCAAGAAGCCGCGCCTGGAGTCCGTGGAGGAGCTGCGGCGCCGGATCGCCGAAGCCGCCAAGGTGGTCCCGCTGGAGCGCCTGGCCCTGAGCCCTCAGTGCGGCTTTGCCTCCACGATGGAGGGCAACCGCATCTCGCCGGACGACCAGCGGCGAAAGCTGGAGCGCGTCGTCGAGACGGCCCGGGCCGTGTGGGGCCCAGGGTAA